One window of Amaranthus tricolor cultivar Red isolate AtriRed21 chromosome 13, ASM2621246v1, whole genome shotgun sequence genomic DNA carries:
- the LOC130798172 gene encoding alpha-L-arabinofuranosidase 2-like isoform X1: MASFFEPIFDHIFIWVLVVTFIISQECVAHDHNHTHVHDCCNDHHVHDYCYNTNHDYDGDHKHNHNHYLTSSLTLDVSKQRQIPPHFFGIFFEEINHAGVGGLWAELVMNRGFEAGGRHTPSVINPWGVIGDEMAISIITELSSCFKENPVALRMNIHCDSTTCPPGGVGVYNPGYWGMNIEEDKSYKVVFYIKSSGPLDGVISLVSDDGTQVLAFQRIIGDAKRVKSWTKMEITLQARASYKKSRLQFTTTQQGTIWLDQVSCMPTDTYKGHGFRTDLMRMLLQLKPRFLRFPGGCYVEGNYLRNAFRWKETVGPWEQRPGHFGDVWGYWSDDGLGYLEYLQLAEDLGVESVWVINNGMGLQDEVSPYLLAPFVQEMLDSIEFARGSPNSTWGSLRAKLGHPKPFSLKYIAIGNENCDKANYRESYLKFYKALKKAYPDIKAISNCDATQKPLDHPADLYDYHRYTNASAMLQLTRDFKKIRRGDPHAPKAFVSEYAVTYPKELVKNGTFEGALAEAAFLLSLEQNSDVVEMVSYAPLFVHQYDRTWNPDAIFFNSEKVYGIASYWVQTFFKQSSGALLLDVHFHNHSKPDNTFVTAISWTDPHEKKNYITVKIVNFNKLSSVLKISFDGVDSNSIKLWRKTILAVDDDDLESDNSFDNPTKVVPVTSLLESEVGKDIKLMVQPYSFTAFDLIN, translated from the exons ATGGCTTCTTTTTTCGAGCCTATTTTTGATCACATTTTCATTTGGGTTTTAGTGGTAACATTCATCATATCCCAAGAATGTGTAGCTCATGATCATAACCATACTCATGTTCATGATTGTTGCAATGATCATCATGTCCatgattattgttataataCTAATCATGATTATGATGGTGATCATAagcataatcataatcattatCTCACATCATCACTTACTTTGGATGTTTCTAAACAACGTCAAATACCACCTcacttttttggtatatttttcgAG GAGATTAATCATGCTGGAGTTGGTGGTTTATGGGCTGAACTCGTTATGAATAGAG GATTTGAAGCCGGAGGCCGCCATACGCCGTCGGTGATCAACCCTTGGGGTGTGATCGGAGATGAAATGGCGATATCAATAATAACAGAGCTTTCATCATGCTTTAAAGAAAATCCAGTGGCTCTAAGAATGAATATACATTGTGACTCTACAACTTGCCCTCCAGGAGGAGTTGGAGTCTACAATCCCGGTTATTGGGGAATg AATATTGAAGAAGACAAGTCTTATAAAGTGGTATTCTACATTAAATCATCTGGACCACTTGATGGTGTTATTTCATTAGTAAGTGATGATGGAACACAAGTACTTGCCTTTCAACGCATAAT tgGTGATGCAAAAAGAGTAAAGAGTTGGACAAAGATGGAGATAACATTACAAGCAAGAGCATCATACAAAAAATCTAGACTTCAATTCACAACTACCCAACAAGGAACTATTTGGCTCGACCAAGTTTCTTGTATGCCCACCGACACATACAAG GGTCATGGATTTCGAACTGATTTAATGAGAATGCTTCTGCAGCTGAAGCCTAGGTTCCTTAGATTTCCTG GAGGATGTTATGTAGAAGGCAATTATCTAAGAAATGCTTTTCGATGGAAAGAAACAGTGGGGCCATGGGAACAAAGACCAGGACATTTTGGTGATGTTTGGGGTTATTGGAGTGATGATGGACTTGGTTATCTTGAATATCTTCAA CTAGCAGAAGATCTCGGAGTTGAGTCTGTTTGGGTTATTAACAATG GAATGGGTTTGCAGGATGAAGTTAGTCCATACCTACTAGCGCCTTTCGTCCAA GAAATGTTGGATAGTATTGAATTTGCTAGAGGTAGTCCAAATTCAACATGGGGTTCTCTTCGTGCTAAGTTGGGGCATCCAAAACCTTTTAGCCTTAAATACATTGCCATTGGAAATGAAAATTGCGACAAAGCAAATTATAGAG AAAGTTATCTAAAGTTTTACAAAGCTTTAAAGAAGGCCTATCCAGATATCAAAGCCATATCTAATTGTGATGCTACACAGAAACCCTTAGATCACCCTGCTGATTTATATGATTATCAT AGATATACAAATGCTTCAGCCATGCTTCAACTCACTCGTGATTTCAAGAAGATACGAAGAGGTGATCCACATGCTCCAAAG GCTTTCGTGAGCGAATATGCTGTGACATATCCTAAAGAGCTGGTGAAGAATGGAACATTTGAAGGAGCATTAGCTGAAGCTGCCTTCTTACTTTCACTAGAACAAAATAG TGatgttgttgaaatggttagctaTGCTCCACTTTTTGTTCATCAATACGACAGAAC ATGGAATCCAGATGCAATATTCTTTAATTCAGAGAAAGTGTATGGAATTGCTAGCTATTGGGTCCAAACCTTTTTCAAGCAATCAAGTGGAGCATTACTTTTAGATGTTCATTTCCATAATCATTCAAAGCCAGATAACACATTTGTTACAGCAATAAGTTGGACTGACCCACATGAGAAAAAGAACTATATTACAGTTAAG attGTTAATTTCAATAAGTTATCGTCAGTTTTGAAGATATCTTTTGATGGAGTTGATTCGAACTCTATTAAATTATGGAGAAAAACTATTCTTGCTGTTGATGATGACGATTTGGAGAGCGATAACTCATTTGATAACCCTACTAAG GTGGTGCCGGTGACAAGTTTACTCGAAAGTGAAGTAGGAAAAGATATAAAACTAATGGTTCAACCTTACTCATTTACAGCATTTGATTTAATAAATTAA
- the LOC130798172 gene encoding alpha-L-arabinofuranosidase 2-like isoform X2 has translation MASFFEPIFDHIFIWVLVVTFIISQECVAHDHNHTHVHDCCNDHHVHDYCYNTNHDYDGDHKHNHNHYLTSSLTLDVSKQRQIPPHFFGIFFEEINHAGVGGLWAELVMNRGFEAGGRHTPSVINPWGVIGDEMAISIITELSSCFKENPVALRMNIHCDSTTCPPGGVGVYNPGYWGMNIEEDKSYKVVFYIKSSGPLDGVISLVSDDGTQVLAFQRIIGDAKRVKSWTKMEITLQARASYKKSRLQFTTTQQGTIWLDQVSCMPTDTYKGHGFRTDLMRMLLQLKPRFLRFPGGCYVEGNYLRNAFRWKETVGPWEQRPGHFGDVWGYWSDDGLGYLEYLQLAEDLGVESVWVINNGMGLQDEVSPYLLAPFVQEMLDSIEFARGSPNSTWGSLRAKLGHPKPFSLKYIAIGNENCDKANYRESYLKFYKALKKAYPDIKAISNCDATQKPLDHPADLYDYHRYTNASAMLQLTRDFKKIRRGDPHAPKAFVSEYAVTYPKELVKNGTFEGALAEAAFLLSLEQNSDVVEMVSYAPLFVHQYDRTWNPDAIFFNSEKVYGIASYWVQTFFKQSSGALLLDVHFHNHSKPDNTFVTAISWTDPHEKKNYITIVNFNKLSSVLKISFDGVDSNSIKLWRKTILAVDDDDLESDNSFDNPTKVVPVTSLLESEVGKDIKLMVQPYSFTAFDLIN, from the exons ATGGCTTCTTTTTTCGAGCCTATTTTTGATCACATTTTCATTTGGGTTTTAGTGGTAACATTCATCATATCCCAAGAATGTGTAGCTCATGATCATAACCATACTCATGTTCATGATTGTTGCAATGATCATCATGTCCatgattattgttataataCTAATCATGATTATGATGGTGATCATAagcataatcataatcattatCTCACATCATCACTTACTTTGGATGTTTCTAAACAACGTCAAATACCACCTcacttttttggtatatttttcgAG GAGATTAATCATGCTGGAGTTGGTGGTTTATGGGCTGAACTCGTTATGAATAGAG GATTTGAAGCCGGAGGCCGCCATACGCCGTCGGTGATCAACCCTTGGGGTGTGATCGGAGATGAAATGGCGATATCAATAATAACAGAGCTTTCATCATGCTTTAAAGAAAATCCAGTGGCTCTAAGAATGAATATACATTGTGACTCTACAACTTGCCCTCCAGGAGGAGTTGGAGTCTACAATCCCGGTTATTGGGGAATg AATATTGAAGAAGACAAGTCTTATAAAGTGGTATTCTACATTAAATCATCTGGACCACTTGATGGTGTTATTTCATTAGTAAGTGATGATGGAACACAAGTACTTGCCTTTCAACGCATAAT tgGTGATGCAAAAAGAGTAAAGAGTTGGACAAAGATGGAGATAACATTACAAGCAAGAGCATCATACAAAAAATCTAGACTTCAATTCACAACTACCCAACAAGGAACTATTTGGCTCGACCAAGTTTCTTGTATGCCCACCGACACATACAAG GGTCATGGATTTCGAACTGATTTAATGAGAATGCTTCTGCAGCTGAAGCCTAGGTTCCTTAGATTTCCTG GAGGATGTTATGTAGAAGGCAATTATCTAAGAAATGCTTTTCGATGGAAAGAAACAGTGGGGCCATGGGAACAAAGACCAGGACATTTTGGTGATGTTTGGGGTTATTGGAGTGATGATGGACTTGGTTATCTTGAATATCTTCAA CTAGCAGAAGATCTCGGAGTTGAGTCTGTTTGGGTTATTAACAATG GAATGGGTTTGCAGGATGAAGTTAGTCCATACCTACTAGCGCCTTTCGTCCAA GAAATGTTGGATAGTATTGAATTTGCTAGAGGTAGTCCAAATTCAACATGGGGTTCTCTTCGTGCTAAGTTGGGGCATCCAAAACCTTTTAGCCTTAAATACATTGCCATTGGAAATGAAAATTGCGACAAAGCAAATTATAGAG AAAGTTATCTAAAGTTTTACAAAGCTTTAAAGAAGGCCTATCCAGATATCAAAGCCATATCTAATTGTGATGCTACACAGAAACCCTTAGATCACCCTGCTGATTTATATGATTATCAT AGATATACAAATGCTTCAGCCATGCTTCAACTCACTCGTGATTTCAAGAAGATACGAAGAGGTGATCCACATGCTCCAAAG GCTTTCGTGAGCGAATATGCTGTGACATATCCTAAAGAGCTGGTGAAGAATGGAACATTTGAAGGAGCATTAGCTGAAGCTGCCTTCTTACTTTCACTAGAACAAAATAG TGatgttgttgaaatggttagctaTGCTCCACTTTTTGTTCATCAATACGACAGAAC ATGGAATCCAGATGCAATATTCTTTAATTCAGAGAAAGTGTATGGAATTGCTAGCTATTGGGTCCAAACCTTTTTCAAGCAATCAAGTGGAGCATTACTTTTAGATGTTCATTTCCATAATCATTCAAAGCCAGATAACACATTTGTTACAGCAATAAGTTGGACTGACCCACATGAGAAAAAGAACTATATTACA attGTTAATTTCAATAAGTTATCGTCAGTTTTGAAGATATCTTTTGATGGAGTTGATTCGAACTCTATTAAATTATGGAGAAAAACTATTCTTGCTGTTGATGATGACGATTTGGAGAGCGATAACTCATTTGATAACCCTACTAAG GTGGTGCCGGTGACAAGTTTACTCGAAAGTGAAGTAGGAAAAGATATAAAACTAATGGTTCAACCTTACTCATTTACAGCATTTGATTTAATAAATTAA